The Pseudomonas parafulva genome window below encodes:
- the rmf gene encoding ribosome modulation factor: MRRLKRDPLERAYSRGYQYGVTGKSRELCPFSLPSVRQAWINGWREGRGDNWDGMTGTAGIHRLNENHAVG, translated from the coding sequence ATGAGAAGACTTAAGCGTGATCCGTTGGAAAGAGCATATTCACGTGGCTACCAGTATGGAGTCACCGGAAAATCCCGCGAACTTTGCCCCTTCAGCCTGCCTTCGGTTCGCCAGGCCTGGATCAACGGCTGGCGTGAGGGTCGCGGCGACAACTGGGACGGCATGACCGGCACTGCTGGTATCCACAGACTCAACGAAAATCACGCCGTTGGCTGA
- the rlmKL gene encoding bifunctional 23S rRNA (guanine(2069)-N(7))-methyltransferase RlmK/23S rRNA (guanine(2445)-N(2))-methyltransferase RlmL has translation MSDSIELYLTCPKGLEGLLAEEARGLGLAEVREHTSAIRGAADMETAYRLCLWSRLANRVLLVVKRFAMKNADDLYDGVNAVDWQEHLAADGTLAVEFSGHGSGIDNTHFGALKVKDAIVDKLRNRDGQRPSVDKIDPDLRVHLRLDRGEAILSIDLSGHSLHQRGYRLQQGAAPLKENLAAAVLIRAGWPRIAAEGGALADPMCGVGTFLVEAAMIAADIAPNLKRERWGFSAWQGHVPALWRKVHDEAQARAEAGLGKPPLWIRGYEADPRLIQPGRNNVERAGLGDWVKIYQGEVASFEPRPDQNQKGLVISNPPYGERLGDEASLLYLYQNLGERLRQACLGWEAAVFTGAPELGKRMGIRSHKQYAFWNGALPCKLLLFRVQPDQFVTSERRPAEQSGDAARTSPALSSETARLSEGAQMFANRLQKNLKQLGKWARREQVDCYRLYDADMPEYALAVDLYQDWVHVQEYAAPRSVDPEKAQGRLLDALAAIPQALGIDPQRVVLKRRERQGGTRQYERQATEGRFQEVNEGGVKLLVNLTDYLDTGLFLDHRPIRLRIQREAAGKRFLNLFCYTATATVHAAKGGARSTTSVDLSKTYLDWARRNLSLNGFSERNRLEQSDVMAWLESAQDSYDLIFIDPPTFSNSKRMEGVFDVQRDHVRLLDLAMARLAPGGVLYFSNNFRKFQLDEHLLERYAVEEISTQTLDPDFARNNRIHRAWRLQLR, from the coding sequence ATGTCGGACTCAATCGAACTCTATCTCACCTGTCCCAAGGGCCTGGAAGGCCTGCTAGCCGAAGAAGCCCGCGGGCTGGGCCTGGCTGAGGTGCGGGAGCACACCTCGGCGATCCGGGGCGCGGCCGATATGGAAACTGCCTATCGTCTATGTCTTTGGTCGCGCCTGGCCAACCGGGTGCTCTTGGTGGTCAAGCGCTTCGCCATGAAGAACGCTGACGATCTGTACGATGGTGTCAATGCCGTTGACTGGCAGGAGCATCTGGCCGCTGACGGCACACTGGCCGTCGAGTTCAGCGGCCACGGCTCCGGCATCGACAACACCCACTTCGGCGCACTCAAGGTCAAGGACGCCATCGTCGACAAACTGCGCAACCGCGACGGGCAGCGTCCTTCGGTGGACAAGATCGACCCGGATCTGCGGGTGCACCTGCGCCTGGATCGCGGCGAGGCCATCCTTTCGATCGACCTTTCCGGTCACAGCCTGCACCAGCGTGGCTATCGCTTGCAGCAAGGCGCAGCGCCGCTCAAGGAGAACCTGGCGGCGGCCGTGCTGATCCGCGCCGGCTGGCCACGTATTGCCGCTGAGGGTGGTGCGCTGGCCGACCCCATGTGCGGTGTCGGTACCTTCCTGGTCGAGGCGGCGATGATCGCCGCCGACATCGCGCCGAACCTCAAGCGTGAGCGCTGGGGTTTCAGCGCCTGGCAGGGCCATGTACCGGCACTGTGGCGCAAAGTGCATGACGAGGCCCAGGCCCGCGCCGAGGCCGGGCTCGGCAAGCCACCGCTGTGGATTCGCGGCTATGAAGCCGATCCGCGGCTTATTCAGCCTGGGCGCAACAACGTCGAGCGAGCCGGACTGGGCGACTGGGTGAAGATCTATCAGGGTGAGGTGGCCAGCTTCGAGCCTCGGCCGGATCAGAACCAGAAAGGCCTGGTGATCAGTAACCCGCCGTATGGCGAGCGCCTGGGCGACGAAGCGAGCCTGCTGTATCTCTATCAGAATCTGGGTGAGCGCCTGCGCCAGGCCTGTCTGGGCTGGGAGGCTGCCGTATTCACCGGCGCGCCTGAGCTGGGCAAGCGCATGGGTATTCGCAGCCACAAGCAATACGCATTCTGGAACGGCGCGCTGCCGTGCAAGCTGCTGCTGTTCAGGGTCCAGCCCGACCAGTTCGTCACCTCCGAGCGCCGCCCGGCCGAACAATCGGGCGACGCCGCGCGCACCTCGCCAGCGCTGAGCTCCGAAACGGCGCGTCTGTCCGAAGGCGCGCAGATGTTCGCCAATCGCCTGCAGAAGAATCTCAAGCAACTAGGCAAGTGGGCCCGGCGCGAGCAAGTCGACTGCTACCGTCTGTACGATGCCGACATGCCTGAGTACGCGCTGGCGGTCGACCTTTATCAAGACTGGGTGCATGTGCAGGAATATGCGGCGCCACGTTCGGTCGATCCGGAAAAAGCCCAGGGCCGTCTGCTCGACGCGTTGGCAGCGATTCCCCAGGCGTTGGGCATCGATCCGCAGCGGGTCGTACTCAAGCGCCGCGAGCGCCAGGGCGGGACCCGTCAGTACGAGCGCCAGGCGACGGAGGGGCGCTTCCAGGAGGTTAATGAGGGCGGCGTGAAGTTGCTGGTCAACCTCACCGACTACCTCGATACAGGCCTGTTTCTCGATCACCGGCCCATTCGTCTGCGCATTCAGCGTGAGGCAGCCGGCAAGCGCTTCCTCAACCTGTTTTGCTACACCGCGACAGCGACCGTGCATGCGGCCAAGGGCGGCGCGCGCAGCACCACCAGCGTCGACCTGTCGAAGACCTATCTGGATTGGGCGCGGCGCAACCTTTCGCTCAATGGCTTTTCCGAGCGCAACCGTCTGGAGCAGAGCGATGTCATGGCCTGGCTGGAAAGTGCGCAGGACAGCTACGACCTGATCTTCATCGACCCACCGACATTCTCCAACTCCAAGCGTATGGAAGGGGTATTCGACGTGCAGCGCGACCATGTGCGCCTGCTAGACCTGGCAATGGCCCGGCTGGCGCCGGGTGGTGTGCTGTACTTCTCCAACAACTTCCGCAAGTTCCAGCTCGACGAGCACCTGCTGGAGCGTTATGCGGTGGAGGAAATCAGCACCCAGACCCTGGATCCTGACTTCGCTCGCAACAACCGCATCCACCGGGCCTGGCGCCTGCAGTTGCGCTGA
- the dacB gene encoding D-alanyl-D-alanine carboxypeptidase/D-alanyl-D-alanine endopeptidase: MIKTLRPLFLAGLLLPIALPVSAAAVNTTLPPKVQQALKANKLQDNALSLVMLPLDGPGNPTIFNADVSVNPASTMKLVTTYAALELLGPTFQWKTEFYTDGTLSNGVLNGNLYLKGGGDPKLNMEKLWLLMRDLRANGVRTVTGDLVLDRSHFVQPNLPHFDDDGGDVNKPFLVKPDSLLVNLKALRFVARNDGGKVVVSVEPPIASIRIDNQVKPVASKQCTGDVRYNPVVQPDGVSVTVSGQLGDGCNSQTYLALLDHPAYAAGAVRAIWNELGGSIQGRDRIENVPKSARLLARAFSPDLVEVIRDINKYSNNTMAQQLFLSLGAQFRTDADGDDARAAQRVVRQWLAKKGITAPHLVMENGSGLSRAERVSTREMAAMLQAAWKSPYAAEFISSMPLVGMDGTMRKRLKRTAMTGEGHIKTGTLNTVRAIAGFSRDSNGHTWAVSAILNDPKPWGASQVLDQVLLDLYRQP, from the coding sequence ATGATCAAGACGCTTCGCCCACTGTTTCTGGCCGGCCTGCTGCTCCCCATCGCCCTTCCCGTCTCGGCCGCCGCTGTCAACACCACCCTGCCGCCCAAGGTGCAGCAGGCCCTCAAGGCCAACAAGCTGCAGGACAACGCCTTGTCGCTGGTGATGCTCCCCCTCGACGGCCCCGGTAACCCGACCATCTTCAATGCCGACGTTTCGGTGAATCCGGCCTCGACCATGAAGCTGGTGACCACCTACGCAGCCCTGGAATTGCTCGGCCCCACCTTCCAGTGGAAGACCGAGTTCTATACCGATGGCACGTTGAGCAACGGCGTGCTCAACGGCAACCTGTACCTTAAAGGTGGCGGCGATCCCAAGCTGAACATGGAAAAACTCTGGCTGCTGATGCGCGACCTGCGTGCCAATGGCGTGCGCACCGTCACCGGCGACCTGGTACTCGACCGCAGCCACTTCGTCCAGCCCAACCTGCCACATTTCGACGATGACGGCGGCGATGTGAACAAGCCGTTCCTGGTCAAACCCGACTCGCTGCTGGTCAACCTCAAGGCCCTGCGCTTCGTGGCACGCAACGACGGTGGCAAGGTCGTGGTGTCGGTCGAGCCACCGATCGCCAGCATCCGCATCGACAATCAGGTCAAGCCGGTGGCGTCCAAGCAGTGCACCGGCGATGTGCGCTACAACCCGGTGGTGCAGCCAGACGGCGTCAGTGTCACGGTCAGCGGCCAACTCGGCGACGGCTGCAACTCACAGACTTACCTCGCTCTGCTCGACCACCCCGCCTACGCCGCCGGTGCGGTGCGCGCCATCTGGAACGAGCTGGGCGGCAGCATCCAGGGCCGCGATCGCATAGAAAACGTTCCCAAGAGTGCTCGTCTGCTGGCCAGGGCCTTCTCGCCAGACCTGGTCGAAGTGATCCGTGACATCAACAAGTACAGCAACAACACCATGGCTCAGCAGTTGTTCCTCAGCCTCGGCGCACAGTTCCGCACCGATGCCGACGGTGACGACGCCCGCGCCGCGCAGCGCGTGGTGCGCCAATGGCTGGCCAAGAAAGGTATCACGGCGCCGCATTTGGTGATGGAAAATGGCTCCGGCTTGTCGCGCGCCGAGCGGGTCAGCACCCGCGAGATGGCGGCGATGCTGCAAGCAGCCTGGAAAAGCCCCTACGCCGCCGAATTCATCAGCTCCATGCCGCTGGTGGGTATGGACGGCACCATGCGTAAACGCCTGAAACGCACCGCCATGACCGGGGAAGGCCACATCAAGACCGGTACGCTGAATACGGTTCGTGCCATCGCCGGTTTCAGCCGCGACAGCAATGGCCACACCTGGGCCGTCTCGGCCATCCTCAACGACCCTAAACCGTGGGGCGCCTCGCAGGTACTGGACCAGGTGCTGCTGGACCTGTACCGCCAGCCCTAG
- a CDS encoding YggL family protein translates to MATNRSRRLRKKLCVDEFQELGFELNLDFKEDLSDEAIDAFLDAFLAEAMDANGLDYVGGDDFGLVCLAKRGSVSEEQRATVESWLKGRSELTKIEVSPLLDAWYPDKPINSAS, encoded by the coding sequence ATGGCTACCAACCGTTCCCGTCGTCTGCGCAAGAAGCTGTGCGTGGATGAATTCCAGGAGCTGGGTTTCGAACTGAACCTGGATTTCAAGGAAGACCTGTCCGACGAAGCCATCGACGCTTTCCTCGACGCCTTCCTGGCAGAGGCCATGGATGCCAATGGTCTGGACTATGTCGGCGGCGATGATTTCGGTCTGGTCTGCCTGGCCAAGCGTGGCTCGGTCAGCGAAGAGCAGCGCGCCACCGTCGAATCCTGGCTCAAAGGTCGCAGCGAACTGACCAAAATCGAAGTCAGCCCGCTGCTGGACGCTTGGTATCCTGACAAGCCGATCAACTCGGCGTCCTGA
- a CDS encoding ATP-binding protein — protein MPRYFTYLLLILMGLGVQAHAQPSAPKPLNLLARSSAEAVKPPFSPAQRQWLRGRKHLLLGTSAPDNPPFDVASNSEYQGITAEYASLIGRALGVSVQVLRFTSRQEAVQALKSGRIDMLGSANGYEAAVADIALSRPYAVDQPVLVTREDDTRPLDTGLAGLRLSMLYHYLPLKEVRALYPQARLQTFASTTEALNAVAFGQADVFLGDTISTHFQLNRGHLPSLRMANFGKHEATGFSFALRREDNVLMSLINVTLDTQPASVTSSIFKRWSAGSDLLLTDRRLQLTPREEHWLAEHPSMRVVVTDTSAPLSFFDSNGHFRGITADLLELIRLRTGLKFKIQRASGIGEMIEQVQAGNADLIAAITLGGADGTGLKPSRAYLESPYVIVTRSGRPFASLEQLKGRRVAVTRHTPAAAILAARHAQIRRIETESTFYSLALLSSGAVDATITTLLDANHAIAANSNLVIRASFGSEPASFSMASAKEQAVLASILDKALLSITPEELGVINSRWRGYALHDGGQWREYQRLVIQVVLGIGILLLMALAWNAYLRHQIGQRRQAERALNDQLEFMRALLNGTPHPMYVRDREGRLQSCNDSYLEAVDASAEEVMGKRLQESLFSNCDYTRQIHADYLQVMAAGTPLIIDRPLRLKDRELTIYHWILPYRDSLGEVQGIIGGWIDISERRELIQDLRLAKQQADDANRAKSTFLATISHEIRTPMNAVIGMLELAVKRADHGQLDKSSIEVAYHSAKDLLGLIGDILDIVRIESGHVSLAPEPVELAALIESVRRVFEGQAREKGLMLEVCIEPSARCHALLDPLRFKQILSNLVSNAIKFTHEGHVRIKASVQNGERPRLELEVRDSGIGIHDDDLRRLFNPFVQINPQSENARTGTGLGLAICRTLCDMMGGQLAIKSLQGVGTQVRLMMPLQCIEPFPVSIEQEPRLYTPNLHLRVLVIDDHPANLLLMAQQLAFLGLQPESARDGREGLEKWRTGHFDVLILDCNMPRMNGYQLAEAVRSEEHRQGLSPCTILGYTANAQPEVRQRCLDAGMDDCLLKPISLHTLSRHLCTVQPMRERSARTPFDLIGLDKLIGHRSEDRVRMLTTLQMSLADDLTLLMSLDAEHEQQAIIDQAHKILGVARMLDARALMNSCEALEEKGVSLSQLKLRRQALARHLRRVQRALSGQRERPIRTP, from the coding sequence ATGCCAAGGTACTTCACCTATCTGCTGCTGATCCTGATGGGCCTGGGGGTTCAAGCCCATGCGCAGCCAAGCGCCCCCAAGCCTTTGAACCTGCTCGCGCGTTCGAGCGCCGAAGCCGTCAAACCGCCGTTTTCCCCGGCGCAGCGCCAATGGTTGCGGGGCCGCAAGCATTTGCTTCTGGGAACCTCTGCGCCGGACAACCCGCCCTTCGACGTGGCCAGCAACAGCGAATATCAGGGCATTACCGCCGAGTATGCTTCCCTGATCGGACGCGCTCTGGGCGTATCGGTGCAGGTGCTGCGCTTTACCAGCCGCCAGGAGGCCGTACAGGCCTTGAAGTCCGGGCGAATCGACATGCTCGGCAGCGCCAATGGCTATGAGGCCGCAGTCGCCGACATCGCGCTGTCACGCCCTTACGCAGTCGACCAACCCGTGCTGGTGACCCGAGAAGACGACACGCGCCCGCTGGACACGGGGCTGGCGGGCCTACGGCTGAGCATGCTTTACCACTATCTACCTTTGAAGGAAGTGCGCGCACTCTACCCACAGGCCAGGCTGCAGACGTTCGCCTCCACCACTGAAGCGCTCAACGCCGTAGCCTTCGGTCAAGCTGACGTGTTTCTCGGCGACACCATCTCGACCCACTTCCAGCTCAACCGCGGCCATCTGCCGAGTCTGCGCATGGCGAATTTCGGCAAGCACGAGGCCACCGGCTTCAGCTTCGCCCTGCGCCGCGAAGACAACGTGCTGATGAGTCTGATCAACGTCACCCTGGACACCCAACCTGCTAGCGTAACCAGTTCGATTTTCAAGCGCTGGAGCGCAGGCAGCGACCTGCTGCTGACCGACCGACGACTACAACTGACCCCGCGTGAAGAACACTGGCTGGCAGAGCACCCCAGCATGAGAGTCGTGGTGACCGATACCTCTGCGCCACTGTCGTTCTTCGACAGCAACGGTCATTTTCGCGGTATCACCGCCGATCTACTTGAGCTGATTCGTCTGCGCACGGGGCTGAAGTTCAAGATCCAGCGCGCCAGCGGCATTGGTGAAATGATCGAACAGGTCCAGGCAGGTAACGCCGACCTGATCGCCGCCATCACCCTCGGCGGCGCCGACGGCACGGGGCTCAAGCCCAGCCGCGCTTACTTGGAAAGTCCGTACGTCATCGTCACTCGCAGCGGTAGGCCCTTCGCCTCGCTCGAGCAGTTGAAGGGCCGCCGTGTGGCAGTGACTCGCCACACCCCGGCGGCTGCCATTCTGGCTGCGCGTCACGCGCAGATACGCCGCATCGAAACCGAGAGTACCTTCTACTCACTGGCCCTGCTGAGCAGCGGGGCGGTGGATGCGACCATTACCACCCTGCTCGATGCCAACCATGCCATTGCCGCCAACAGCAACCTGGTGATCCGTGCCAGCTTCGGTAGCGAACCGGCTTCATTTTCCATGGCCAGCGCCAAGGAGCAGGCCGTTCTGGCCTCTATTCTGGACAAGGCGCTGCTGAGTATCACTCCGGAAGAGCTCGGCGTCATCAACAGCCGCTGGCGCGGCTACGCCCTGCACGACGGCGGCCAGTGGCGCGAGTATCAACGACTGGTGATCCAAGTGGTGCTCGGCATCGGCATCCTGCTGCTCATGGCACTGGCATGGAATGCCTACCTGAGACACCAGATCGGACAACGCCGCCAGGCCGAACGGGCCTTGAACGATCAGCTCGAATTCATGCGCGCACTGCTCAACGGCACGCCTCACCCGATGTATGTACGCGACCGCGAAGGACGTCTGCAAAGCTGCAACGACAGCTACCTGGAAGCGGTGGATGCCAGCGCCGAAGAGGTCATGGGCAAGCGCCTGCAGGAAAGCCTGTTCAGCAATTGCGACTACACCCGACAGATTCACGCCGATTACCTGCAGGTGATGGCGGCAGGCACGCCGCTGATCATCGACCGTCCGCTGCGCCTGAAGGATCGCGAGCTGACCATCTACCACTGGATCCTGCCCTATCGCGACTCGCTCGGTGAGGTCCAGGGCATCATTGGCGGCTGGATCGACATCAGCGAGCGCCGCGAACTGATCCAGGACCTGCGCCTGGCCAAGCAGCAGGCCGACGATGCCAACCGAGCCAAAAGCACGTTCCTGGCTACCATCAGCCACGAAATACGCACGCCGATGAACGCTGTGATTGGCATGTTGGAACTGGCGGTCAAACGCGCCGATCATGGCCAACTGGACAAATCCTCGATCGAAGTCGCCTACCACTCAGCCAAGGATCTGCTTGGCTTGATCGGCGACATCCTCGATATCGTCCGTATTGAGTCCGGCCATGTGTCCCTCGCGCCGGAGCCTGTGGAGCTGGCAGCGCTGATCGAGTCGGTAAGGCGCGTGTTCGAAGGACAGGCGCGGGAAAAAGGCTTGATGCTGGAAGTGTGCATCGAGCCGTCCGCTCGCTGCCACGCCTTGCTCGACCCGCTGCGTTTCAAGCAGATCCTGTCCAATCTGGTAAGCAACGCCATCAAGTTCACCCATGAAGGCCATGTACGGATCAAAGCCTCAGTGCAGAATGGTGAACGCCCCCGGCTCGAACTCGAGGTGCGCGACAGTGGCATCGGTATCCATGACGATGACCTACGACGGCTGTTCAACCCCTTCGTCCAGATCAACCCGCAAAGCGAAAACGCCCGTACCGGGACCGGCCTGGGCTTGGCGATCTGCCGAACGCTGTGCGACATGATGGGGGGGCAACTGGCGATCAAGAGCTTGCAGGGCGTCGGTACCCAAGTGCGACTGATGATGCCCTTGCAGTGTATCGAGCCGTTTCCGGTCAGCATCGAGCAGGAGCCGCGCCTCTACACGCCGAACTTACACCTGCGCGTACTGGTGATCGACGACCACCCCGCCAACCTGTTGCTCATGGCCCAACAGTTGGCCTTCCTGGGACTTCAACCTGAAAGCGCCCGCGACGGCCGGGAAGGTCTGGAGAAGTGGCGCACGGGTCACTTCGACGTTCTGATACTCGACTGCAACATGCCACGCATGAATGGCTACCAACTGGCCGAGGCCGTTCGCAGCGAAGAACACCGCCAGGGCCTGTCGCCCTGCACCATCCTGGGCTACACCGCCAATGCCCAGCCTGAGGTGCGCCAGCGTTGTCTGGATGCTGGCATGGATGACTGCCTACTCAAGCCTATCAGCCTGCATACACTGAGCAGGCATCTTTGCACCGTGCAGCCCATGCGCGAACGTTCTGCCCGGACGCCATTCGACCTGATCGGACTCGACAAGCTGATTGGCCATCGCAGCGAAGATCGCGTGCGAATGCTCACCACCCTGCAGATGAGCCTGGCAGACGACCTGACACTGCTGATGTCCCTGGATGCGGAACATGAACAGCAGGCCATCATCGATCAGGCGCACAAGATACTGGGCGTCGCACGCATGCTGGACGCGAGGGCGTTGATGAACAGTTGCGAGGCGCTGGAGGAGAAAGGCGTGTCGCTGTCCCAGCTGAAACTGCGTCGCCAGGCGTTGGCGCGCCACCTGCGACGGGTGCAGAGAGCCCTGTCCGGCCAGCGTGAGCGGCCGATCAGGACTCCTTGA
- a CDS encoding response regulator transcription factor — translation MSTIFIVDDHPVIRLAVRLLLENQDYTVIGESDNGVDAMQMIRETLPDLVILDISIPRLDGLEVLSRFQAIGLPPKVLVLTAQSPALFAIRCMHSGAAGFVCKQEDLSELLSAVKAVLCGYNYFPSQAIKNGTESSAQELEMFRQINDRELMVLQLFAMGRSNKDIAKGMFLSNKTVSTYKKRLMQKLQVSTLVELIEAAKRNALV, via the coding sequence ATGAGCACGATCTTCATCGTTGATGACCACCCTGTCATTCGTTTGGCCGTACGCCTGTTGCTGGAAAACCAGGATTACACGGTCATCGGCGAATCCGACAATGGCGTCGATGCCATGCAGATGATCCGTGAAACCCTGCCGGACCTGGTTATTCTGGACATCAGCATCCCCCGTCTCGACGGCTTGGAGGTACTGTCGCGTTTCCAGGCCATCGGACTTCCACCTAAAGTGCTAGTGCTCACCGCACAATCGCCAGCCTTGTTCGCCATCCGGTGCATGCATTCAGGCGCCGCTGGCTTCGTGTGCAAACAGGAAGATCTGAGCGAGCTGCTCAGTGCCGTCAAGGCCGTGCTCTGCGGATACAACTACTTCCCCAGTCAGGCAATAAAAAACGGAACTGAATCATCCGCTCAGGAATTGGAAATGTTCCGACAGATCAACGACAGAGAGTTGATGGTCCTTCAGCTGTTTGCCATGGGGCGTAGCAACAAGGACATCGCCAAAGGCATGTTTCTCAGCAACAAAACGGTCAGCACCTACAAGAAACGTCTGATGCAGAAACTGCAGGTTTCAACACTGGTCGAGTTGATAGAAGCGGCCAAGCGCAACGCGTTGGTGTGA
- a CDS encoding deoxyguanosinetriphosphate triphosphohydrolase, with protein sequence MDWHTLLNRERLGKALYSPEELGRSPFHKDHDRIIFSGAFRRLGRKTQVHPVSSNDHIHTRLTHSLEVSCVGRSLAMRVGQTLREALPEWCDPSDLGMIVQSACLAHDIGNPPFGHSGEDAIRHWFQQAAGRGWLDDMNDDQRADFLNFEGNAQGFRVLTQLEYHQFDGGTRLTYATLGTYLKYPWSARHADALGYKKHKFGCYQSELPLLQQITQKLGLPQLEEQRWARHPLVYLMEAADDICYALIDLEDGVEMELLQYAEVEALLLDLVGDDLPDTYRQLGPDDSRRRKLAILRGKAIEHLTNAAAQAFVEQQPALLAGVLSGDLVEHMHGPAKHCVLQAKEIARKKIFQDKRKTLHEIGAYTTLEILLNAFCGAALEQHGGRTPSFKSRRVLDLIGNHAPDPHGSLHNAFLRMIDFIAGMTDSYASEMAGEMTGRSIPH encoded by the coding sequence TTGGACTGGCACACCCTGCTCAACCGCGAACGCCTCGGCAAGGCCCTGTACAGCCCCGAGGAACTCGGGCGTAGCCCGTTTCACAAAGATCACGACCGCATCATCTTCTCCGGCGCCTTCCGCCGCCTGGGCCGCAAGACTCAGGTTCATCCGGTGTCCAGCAACGACCATATCCATACCCGCCTGACCCACTCACTGGAAGTCAGTTGCGTCGGCCGCTCGCTCGCGATGCGGGTCGGCCAGACCCTGCGCGAGGCATTGCCCGAATGGTGCGACCCCAGCGACCTGGGCATGATCGTGCAGTCGGCCTGCCTGGCCCACGACATTGGCAATCCGCCCTTCGGCCACTCCGGTGAAGATGCGATCCGCCACTGGTTCCAGCAAGCTGCCGGGCGCGGCTGGCTGGATGACATGAACGACGATCAGCGCGCCGACTTTCTCAATTTCGAAGGCAACGCCCAAGGTTTTCGCGTACTCACGCAATTGGAATACCATCAGTTCGACGGCGGCACCCGGCTTACCTATGCCACCCTAGGCACCTACCTGAAGTACCCCTGGAGCGCTCGACACGCCGATGCACTCGGGTACAAGAAACACAAGTTCGGTTGCTACCAGAGCGAATTGCCGCTCCTGCAGCAGATCACCCAGAAACTCGGCCTGCCGCAACTGGAAGAGCAGCGCTGGGCGCGTCATCCCTTGGTGTATCTGATGGAGGCGGCGGACGACATCTGCTATGCCCTGATCGATCTGGAAGACGGCGTGGAGATGGAGCTGCTGCAATACGCGGAAGTGGAGGCGCTGCTGCTGGACCTGGTGGGTGACGACCTACCGGACACTTATCGCCAGTTGGGACCCGACGATTCACGACGGCGCAAGCTGGCTATCCTGCGCGGCAAGGCCATCGAACATCTGACCAATGCCGCAGCCCAGGCATTCGTCGAACAGCAACCGGCCCTGCTCGCCGGCGTGCTCAGTGGCGATCTGGTCGAGCACATGCATGGTCCGGCCAAACACTGCGTGCTCCAGGCCAAGGAAATCGCCCGCAAGAAAATTTTCCAGGACAAGCGCAAGACCCTTCACGAGATCGGTGCCTACACCACGCTGGAAATCCTGCTGAACGCCTTCTGCGGCGCCGCACTGGAACAACACGGCGGTCGTACGCCATCGTTCAAGAGCCGACGCGTACTGGACCTGATCGGTAATCACGCACCGGATCCGCACGGCTCGCTGCACAATGCGTTCTTGCGGATGATCGACTTCATCGCCGGCATGACCGACAGCTACGCCAGTGAAATGGCTGGCGAAATGACCGGACGGTCCATCCCCCACTGA
- a CDS encoding phage holin family protein codes for MDNDAIGTGATGRRLGAAILGLLHSHIELFGIELQEQKGRTLRLLLFAGLALVFALLLLTALSGLLLVLLWDSYRLAGIIGLCVFYGLAAVFCGVRLKAAVFDESSPFHSTLEELAKDRERLLP; via the coding sequence ATGGACAACGACGCCATCGGCACCGGCGCCACCGGCAGACGCCTCGGCGCGGCCATACTGGGCCTGCTGCACAGTCATATCGAACTGTTCGGCATCGAGTTGCAGGAGCAAAAGGGTCGTACGCTGCGTCTGCTGCTGTTCGCGGGCCTGGCACTGGTGTTCGCACTGCTGTTGCTGACCGCACTCTCGGGGCTGTTGCTCGTGCTGCTGTGGGACAGCTATCGGCTGGCCGGTATCATCGGCCTCTGCGTGTTCTACGGCCTTGCCGCAGTGTTCTGTGGCGTGCGTCTGAAAGCGGCAGTATTCGATGAGTCTTCACCGTTCCACAGCACCCTCGAAGAACTTGCCAAGGACCGGGAGCGCCTGTTGCCATGA
- a CDS encoding DUF883 family protein, whose amino-acid sequence MASKSAKTAQDILMADFQALVRDTEKLLADTANLAGDQADELRGQIHERLQQARDSLQETQESVRERGQAALGTAEEYVQENPWQAIGIAAGVGLLIGLLASRR is encoded by the coding sequence ATGGCCAGCAAATCGGCAAAGACTGCACAAGACATCTTGATGGCTGACTTCCAAGCACTGGTGCGCGACACCGAGAAACTGCTCGCCGACACCGCTAACCTGGCCGGCGATCAGGCTGACGAACTGCGCGGCCAGATCCACGAACGCCTGCAGCAGGCCCGTGACAGCTTGCAGGAAACCCAGGAATCGGTGCGCGAGCGCGGCCAGGCCGCTCTGGGGACTGCCGAAGAATACGTGCAGGAAAATCCTTGGCAGGCCATCGGCATCGCAGCGGGTGTCGGCCTGCTGATCGGCCTGCTTGCCAGCCGCCGCTGA
- a CDS encoding glutaredoxin family protein, translating to MLPECQLLGTLGCHLCEVAEAVLMPFVEHGLLVELVDIADDPALFEQYGLVIPLLRRCDSGAELLWPFEAEQVVAFLR from the coding sequence ATGCTGCCTGAATGCCAATTGCTCGGCACCTTGGGGTGCCATCTGTGCGAAGTGGCCGAAGCGGTGCTCATGCCGTTCGTCGAGCACGGGCTGCTGGTGGAGTTGGTGGACATCGCCGATGACCCAGCGCTGTTTGAGCAATACGGGCTGGTCATTCCGTTGTTGCGGCGTTGTGACAGCGGTGCCGAATTGCTCTGGCCGTTCGAAGCTGAGCAGGTCGTCGCGTTTCTACGCTGA